In a single window of the Nymphalis io chromosome 20, ilAglIoxx1.1, whole genome shotgun sequence genome:
- the LOC126776587 gene encoding copper homeostasis protein cutC homolog, translating to MYGEQYPSEAKLKLEVCIDSLESARNAIQGGADELEVCSSLAEGGLTPSPGLVKEILRLVINKPETPRNNKKPKVNVMIRCRGGSDFCYTNNEMETMLADIEIYGVFGVDRFVFGALTKEQEIDKENCMKVLNKARPIPVTFHRAFDLCKQPKVAINDIIGLGFNRILTSGQKPSAADETALQLLDFLFKKYNDKIEIMPGAGVNCDNVTLFVKSGFSIIHSSCKKIKQLPDVGGDLNMGSNKMYVTDENIVKKIKQYMKIK from the exons ATGTATGGAGAACAATATCCATCAGAAGCTA AACTCAAATTAGAAGTATGTATCGATAGCTTGGAATCTGCAAGAAATGCCATACAGGGAGGTGCAGACGAGTTAGAAGTATGTAGTTCACTTGCAGAGGGTGGTCTCACTCCTTCACCAGGCCTTGTTAAGGAGATCTTGCGACTA GTTATAAATAAACCGGAAACTCCGAGAAATAACAAG aaaccaAAAGTGAATGTTATGATAAGATGCAGAGGAGGATCAGatttttgttatacaaataatgaaatgGAAACAATGCTTGCTGATATCGAAATTTATGGAGTTTTTGGTGTCGATAGATTCGTCTTTGGAGCGTTGACAAAAGAACAGGAAATTGACAAAGAGAATTGTATGAAAGTTCTGAACAAAGCACGTCCTATACCAGTCACATTTCACAGGGCGTTTGATTTGTGTAAACAACCTAAAGTTGCTATCAATGATATTATTGGTTTAGGTTTTAATAGAATCCTGACCAGTGGACAAAAACCTTCGGCTGCTGATGAAACAGCTCTGCAACTACttgatttcttatttaaaaaatataatgataaaatagaaataatgccCGGAGCTGGTGTAAACTGTGATAATGTCACGTTATTTGTTAAGTCCGGTTTTAGTATTATTCATAgttcttgtaaaaaaataaagcaattacCTGATGTTGGTGGAGATTTGAATATGGGTagcaataaaatgtatgttacaGATgagaatattgtaaaaaaaattaaacaatatatgaaaataaagtga
- the LOC126776570 gene encoding protein Pixie, with product MSRKKAFEETDKLTRIAIVNADRCKPKRCRQECKKSCPVVRMGKLCIEVTPNDKIATISEELCIGCGICVKKCPFDAITIINIPSNLEKHTTHRYSKNSFKLHRLPIPRPGEVLGLVGQNGIGKSTALKILAGKQKPNLGRYADPPDWQEILSHFRGSELQNFFTKILEDDLKALIKPQYVDQIPKAVKGTVGQLLDKKDERKNQPEICRMLDLTHIRNREIAALSGGELQRFACAMVCIQNGDIFMFDEPSSYLDVKQRLNAARTIRSLIDPDKFIIVVEHDLSVLDYLSDFICCLYGVPGAYGVVTMPFSVREGINIFLDGFVPTENMRFRTESLVFKVAESATEEEIKRMNHYEYPEMNKSMGDFSLHVAQGEFSDSEILVLLGENGTGKTTFIRMLAGNLEPDEGASQLPQLHISYKPQKISPKSQGLVRSLLHDKIRDAYTHPQFITDVMKPMKIEEIMDQEVQNLSGGELQRVALVLCLGKPADVYLIDEPSAYLDSEQRLVAAKVIKRFILHAKRTGFVVEHDFIMATYLADRVIVFEGTPSSNATAHAPQSLLNGMNKFLELLGITFRRDPNNFRPRINKHSSVKDIEQKRAGQYFFLED from the exons ATGTCTCGAAAAAAAGCTTTTGAAGAGACAGACAAACTTACACGTATCGCAATCGTGAATGCTGACCGTTGTAAGCCCAAAAGATGTAGGCAAGAATGCAAGAAAAGTTGCCCTGTGGTGCGTATGGGTAAACTGTGCATCGAGGTAACTCCGAACGACAAGATCGCTACAATATCGGAGGAGCTTTGCATCGGTTGTGGTATATGTGTCAAG AAATGCCCGTTTGATGCCATCACCATCATTAATATTCCATCAAACTTGGAGAAGCATACAACACATAGATATTCAAAGAACTCTTTTAAACTACATCGTTTACCAATACCTCGACCAGGTGAAGTTCTTGGTCTTGTTGGTCAGAATGGTATTGGAAAATCAACTGCTTTGAAGATTCTTGCTGGAAAACAGAAACCCAACTTGGGTAGATATGCG gATCCTCCAGACTGGCAAGAGATTCTGTCTCATTTCCGTGGCTCAGAGCTTCAAAACTTCTTTACCAAAATCCTTGAAGATGATTTAAAAGCTCTTATCAAACCTCAATATGTGGATCAAATCCCTAAAGCAGTCAAAGGAACTGTTGGACAATTGCTTGATAAGAAAGATGAAAGAAAAAATCAGCCTGAAATATGTAGAATGCTTG ATTTGACACATATTCGTAACAGAGAAATTGCAGCATTATCTGGTGGTGAACTGCAACGTTTCGCTTGCGCCATGGTTTGTATCCAAAATGGCGACATATTTATGTTTGATGAACCATCTTCCTATTTGGATGTCAAGCAGCGTCTAAATGCTGCAAGAACTATACGCTCACTTATAGACCCTGATAA GTTCATTATTGTAGTAGAGCATGACTTATCGGTGTTGGATTATTTGTCAGACTTCATCTGCTGCTTATACGGTGTTCCCGGTGCTTATGGTGTTGTGACTATGCCCTTCTCTGTTCGAGAAG GTATAAATATATTCCTTGATGGGTTTGTGCCCACTGAAAATATGAGATTCAGAACAGAATCACTTGTCTTTAAAGTAGCAGAATCTGCTACAGAGGAAGag ataaaaaGAATGAACCACTATGAGTATCCAGAAATGAACAAATCAATGGGCGACTTCAGCCTGCATGTGGCTCAAGGAGAATTCTCAGACTCTGAGATATTAGTACTGCTTGGTGAAAATGGTACTGGTAAAACAACATTCATTAGAATGTTAGCCGGTAATTTGGAGCCAGATGAAG GTGCTAGCCAACTGCCGCAGCTACATATTAGTTATAAGCCACAGAAAATATCACCCAAATCCCAAGGATTAGTGCGCAGTTTGCTTCATGACAAGATAAGAGATGCATACACACATCCTCag TTCATAACAGATGTGATGAAGCCAATGAAAATTGAAGAAATAATGGACCAAGAAGTGCAAAACTTGTCTGGTGGTGAATTGCAACGTGTCGCACTGGTGCTCTGTCTCGGAAAGCCTGCTGATGTCTACCTTATTGATGAACCCTCTGCTTACCTCGATTCTGAACAGCGTTTGGTTGCCGCTAAAGTCataaaaag GTTCATCCTTCATGCCAAGAGAACAGGTTTTGTAGTCGAGCACGATTTTATCATGGCCACATACCTTGCTGACCGAGTCATCGTATTTGAGGGAACCCCATCCTCTAACGCAACGGCTCATGCCCCGCAGTCTCTACTCAATGGCATGAATAAGTTCTTGGAATTATTGGGTATTACATTCAGAAGGGATCCAAACAACTTCAGACCTAGGATCAATAAACATTCTTCTGTTAAG gacaTAGAACAGAAACGAGCAGGCCAGTATTTCTTCTTAGAAGACTAa